From the Bdellovibrio reynosensis genome, one window contains:
- a CDS encoding TetR/AcrR family transcriptional regulator: protein MSVIEEKEKTKKTKIIVKAPTQERSRQTVATILEACSRLLVSEGFYSITTDKIAKEAGVSIGSLYQFFGNKESVVQAVVKNVLEEDKRIISERMRTISPLPPEQRMKAIFELAVEVVRRNSELRSKLSTIQYYVAEASYVSDMIQFFQEIIRYNLPQLPGRDMDKVSYVIVNAFIGMINTMSLDRPDYIHDSHITAEMAQLFHRYVDMTVAQPAMPASASMNRPKGDFI from the coding sequence ATGAGCGTAATTGAAGAAAAAGAAAAAACGAAAAAAACTAAGATTATTGTGAAAGCTCCTACACAAGAGCGTTCCCGCCAAACGGTAGCTACCATCTTAGAAGCTTGCTCTCGCCTTTTAGTTTCTGAGGGCTTTTATTCCATCACTACCGATAAGATCGCTAAAGAAGCTGGCGTCAGCATCGGTTCGCTTTACCAATTCTTCGGTAACAAAGAATCTGTGGTTCAAGCGGTCGTAAAAAATGTCCTTGAAGAAGATAAACGCATCATCAGCGAAAGAATGCGTACAATCTCCCCGCTTCCTCCTGAACAAAGAATGAAAGCTATTTTTGAGTTGGCTGTTGAAGTCGTGCGCAGAAATTCAGAACTTCGTTCGAAGCTTTCAACGATTCAGTACTACGTTGCTGAAGCTTCCTATGTTTCAGACATGATCCAATTCTTCCAAGAAATCATCCGTTACAATTTGCCGCAACTTCCAGGTCGCGACATGGATAAGGTTTCTTACGTTATCGTGAATGCCTTCATCGGTATGATCAATACAATGTCTTTAGATAGACCTGATTACATCCACGATTCCCACATCACAGCAGAAATGGCACAACTGTTCCACCGCTACGTGGACATGACTGTTGCTCAACCAGCAATGCCAGCTTCGGCATCGATGAATCGCCCAAAGGGTGACTTCATCTAA
- a CDS encoding protease has product MAAKRFLTALCLLLFCFASFSWAANAIKTEDDPDFQRKVQEELIVACFKNLCKIVGADFEGNAWSISFQVAYGERNRGKSDTILISGKDSDHGWDGGSVAISVFYKNVACRTDMRITPAVYRFVNTYLYGMVNSNGSLKKYFSPTDRSVILFYMAMINQVSICNQVANAY; this is encoded by the coding sequence ATGGCAGCGAAAAGATTTTTAACGGCTCTTTGTCTGCTGCTATTTTGTTTTGCTTCATTTTCATGGGCTGCAAACGCAATCAAGACGGAAGATGATCCGGATTTTCAGCGCAAAGTTCAAGAAGAACTAATTGTCGCCTGCTTTAAAAATCTTTGTAAAATTGTAGGGGCTGATTTTGAAGGCAATGCTTGGAGCATTTCTTTTCAGGTCGCCTATGGCGAACGTAATCGCGGAAAAAGCGACACCATTTTAATTAGTGGTAAGGATAGCGATCATGGATGGGATGGCGGTTCCGTGGCTATTTCCGTTTTTTATAAGAATGTGGCATGCAGAACGGATATGCGCATTACTCCTGCGGTCTATCGATTTGTGAATACCTATTTGTACGGAATGGTGAATTCAAACGGTTCATTGAAGAAGTATTTTTCGCCGACGGATCGATCTGTGATTCTTTTTTATATGGCGATGATTAATCAGGTGTCGATTTGCAATCAGGTAGCAAATGCGTATTAA
- a CDS encoding M14 family metallopeptidase: MKLTMMVTAVFIFLSLSFFPFQEAHTVSSTQYWMKIRATDAFQRTLVANTGASIEATREDFVVAIGTLEEKAAIEKMGLLEVSFPLTSEMDFPAKDAIYHNYAEMTDKLNKLVSNHSDIAELSSIGKSIEGREIWAVRISGNLSQAETLPAAIFMGGHHAREHLSVELPLYYIEYFLTEYKNGNPRIQRLINGRDIHIIPMVNPDGAEFDISTGSYKAWRKNRAINGDGTQGVDLNRNYGFKWGTGGSSSSGSSDTFKGPHPFSEPETQAIKRYIEAHENITVLLSFHTFSQLILYPWGHANSGIPIARDRQVHEVMAKKMAEWNGYKPQQASQLYIASGDTTDWAYGEHKIIAFTFELDPGSSGFGPGGFYPGSGIIPEVQRKNLEPVLYLIEYADNPYRSLEAGGGPIFKP; the protein is encoded by the coding sequence GTGAAATTAACCATGATGGTTACCGCAGTCTTTATTTTTCTAAGCCTTAGCTTTTTCCCTTTCCAAGAAGCGCACACAGTATCAAGCACCCAATACTGGATGAAGATTCGCGCCACTGATGCTTTTCAAAGAACGCTGGTTGCAAACACGGGCGCATCGATTGAAGCCACCCGCGAAGACTTTGTTGTCGCGATTGGTACCTTAGAAGAAAAAGCCGCTATCGAAAAAATGGGACTGCTTGAAGTCAGTTTTCCGTTAACTAGTGAAATGGACTTCCCTGCTAAGGACGCCATTTATCACAACTACGCTGAAATGACGGATAAGTTGAACAAGCTTGTTTCAAATCATTCCGATATCGCGGAATTATCATCCATCGGCAAATCCATTGAAGGTCGCGAAATTTGGGCCGTAAGAATTTCAGGAAACTTAAGCCAAGCAGAAACTTTACCGGCGGCGATTTTCATGGGTGGTCATCACGCCCGTGAACATTTATCGGTAGAACTTCCTTTATATTACATCGAATATTTTTTAACAGAATATAAGAACGGCAACCCCCGCATCCAACGTTTGATCAACGGTCGCGACATTCACATCATCCCAATGGTAAATCCTGATGGTGCAGAATTCGACATCTCGACCGGTTCTTATAAAGCATGGAGAAAAAATCGCGCGATCAACGGCGACGGAACCCAAGGTGTGGATTTAAATCGTAACTATGGTTTTAAATGGGGCACGGGCGGATCCAGCAGCAGCGGAAGCAGTGACACATTCAAAGGACCCCACCCCTTCAGTGAACCTGAAACCCAAGCGATCAAAAGATATATCGAAGCCCACGAAAATATCACTGTGCTTTTATCGTTTCACACTTTCTCTCAGTTGATCCTTTATCCATGGGGACATGCTAACTCAGGAATTCCCATAGCACGCGATCGCCAGGTGCACGAAGTGATGGCAAAGAAGATGGCTGAATGGAATGGGTATAAACCCCAACAAGCTTCTCAGCTTTATATCGCTAGTGGCGATACGACAGATTGGGCTTATGGTGAACACAAGATTATTGCCTTCACCTTTGAGCTTGATCCAGGCAGTTCTGGATTTGGGCCCGGTGGCTTTTACCCGGGAAGTGGAATCATTCCTGAAGTCCAAAGAAAAAATCTGGAGCCCGTTTTGTATTTGATTGAATACGCGGATAATCCTTACCGCTCTTTAGAAGCTGGTGGCGGCCCCATCTTTAAACCTTAA
- the murB gene encoding UDP-N-acetylmuramate dehydrogenase — protein sequence MQVESNISLNSYNTLGLRSEAELFTELHSPEDLQKLINDTSIRKLPWNILGGGSNLVLPSLVRGLVLKVANTGHEVLGDDKDYWFVKVQAGEVWNDFVQGTLQKGIYGLENLSLIPGTAGASPIQNIGAYGVEVKDSIFEVHCLDLKTGEEKVFSNKECRFAYRDSFFKQEGAGRYLVWDVTFRLPKNNVMHLEYGDIRKELERLGLSNEPRHIANAVINIRQSKLPDPRVIGNAGSFFKNPIVPKSTRDALLERHTDLVSFPYQTEHFKLAAGWLIDRAGWKGKMLGPVGMYEKQALVLVNHGGASADDVWKLANQVTTDVKSIFGVEIEPEPIRW from the coding sequence ATGCAGGTAGAATCAAATATCTCTCTTAATTCTTATAATACCCTTGGACTGCGCTCTGAAGCTGAGCTCTTTACCGAACTGCATTCGCCTGAAGATCTGCAAAAACTTATCAATGACACTTCTATCAGAAAACTGCCATGGAACATCCTTGGTGGAGGCAGCAATCTTGTTCTTCCTTCTTTAGTGCGTGGACTGGTTTTAAAAGTCGCTAACACTGGCCATGAAGTTTTAGGTGACGATAAAGATTATTGGTTTGTGAAAGTGCAAGCCGGTGAAGTTTGGAATGATTTCGTTCAAGGCACTTTGCAAAAAGGTATCTACGGATTAGAAAATCTGTCTTTGATTCCAGGAACTGCCGGAGCCTCCCCGATTCAAAACATCGGCGCTTACGGAGTCGAAGTTAAAGACAGCATTTTTGAAGTTCACTGCCTTGATTTAAAAACCGGCGAAGAAAAAGTATTTAGCAATAAAGAATGCCGTTTTGCTTACCGTGATAGCTTCTTTAAACAGGAAGGTGCCGGTCGTTACCTAGTTTGGGATGTGACCTTCAGACTTCCTAAGAACAACGTTATGCACCTTGAATATGGCGATATCCGTAAAGAGCTAGAGCGCTTGGGTTTAAGTAATGAGCCCCGCCACATCGCCAATGCCGTAATTAACATTCGCCAAAGCAAACTTCCAGATCCAAGAGTCATCGGGAATGCTGGAAGCTTCTTTAAAAATCCCATTGTGCCAAAGTCCACTCGCGACGCTTTGTTAGAGCGCCACACGGACCTTGTCAGCTTTCCCTACCAAACCGAGCACTTTAAACTTGCCGCTGGCTGGTTGATTGATCGCGCGGGTTGGAAAGGCAAGATGCTGGGCCCTGTGGGCATGTATGAAAAGCAAGCACTCGTATTAGTAAACCATGGCGGCGCTTCTGCTGATGATGTTTGGAAGCTTGCTAACCAAGTTACCACCGACGTGAAATCCATATTCGGCGTCGAAATCGAACCAGAACCAATTCGCTGGTAG
- a CDS encoding PilZ domain-containing protein: protein MSAAKRFLTRETAQIEVYGHVGLLVASLRNLSETGAFLEVAKGDYVPKKGDLLNMTVNLDTLDRIHNVAAEVVWSKGMGLGICFINRDQVLERMMAKSSSF from the coding sequence ATGTCAGCCGCTAAACGCTTTCTAACAAGAGAAACTGCCCAGATTGAAGTGTACGGCCACGTGGGTTTGTTAGTTGCCAGCCTTAGAAACCTGTCAGAGACCGGGGCCTTCCTTGAAGTTGCCAAAGGTGATTACGTTCCTAAAAAAGGCGATCTTTTAAATATGACTGTGAATTTAGACACATTAGATCGCATCCATAACGTCGCTGCAGAAGTCGTCTGGAGCAAGGGTATGGGTCTTGGCATCTGTTTCATCAACAGAGACCAAGTTCTAGAAAGAATGATGGCCAAAAGTAGCTCCTTCTAA
- a CDS encoding dihydrofolate reductase has protein sequence MILTHVVACSENRVIGTQGGLPWNIPEDMKFFKETTKGHIMIMGRKTFDSFNGRALPNRYHIVITRDPSKHSFPSTESSPVVFVSSIEEAIEHAKPLTAKWGDEVFIIGGGEIYKQAMPVTDKVYLTLIHREFPGDTYYPEIDESKFKLTEQRRVEATIPFSFLTYIRK, from the coding sequence ATGATTTTAACCCATGTTGTAGCTTGCTCTGAAAATCGCGTGATTGGCACCCAAGGGGGCCTGCCTTGGAATATTCCAGAGGACATGAAGTTTTTCAAAGAAACTACCAAGGGTCATATTATGATCATGGGTCGCAAGACCTTTGATTCATTTAACGGCAGAGCTCTTCCTAACCGCTACCACATCGTGATCACACGCGATCCAAGCAAACATAGCTTCCCGTCGACGGAATCAAGCCCGGTGGTTTTCGTTTCTTCGATTGAAGAAGCCATAGAACACGCAAAACCATTAACTGCAAAATGGGGCGATGAAGTTTTCATCATCGGTGGCGGTGAAATCTATAAGCAAGCTATGCCTGTCACTGATAAGGTCTATCTAACCCTTATCCACCGCGAGTTTCCGGGTGATACGTATTATCCAGAAATTGACGAAAGCAAGTTTAAACTGACGGAACAGCGTCGAGTTGAGGCGACTATTCCTTTTTCATTTCTTACATACATTCGAAAATAA
- a CDS encoding thymidylate synthase, with product MKQYHDLLKDVLENGMKKEDRTGTGTLSMFGYQSRYNLEEGFPLLTTKKLHTRSIFHELLWFLKGDTNIKYLHDNKVTIWDEWADENGDLGPVYGKQWRSWATADGRTIDQITNVVNQIKNNPNSRRLLVVAFNPGDVDKMALPPCHAFFQFYVANGKLSCQLYQRSADIFLGVPFNIASYALLTHMIAQVCGLGVGDFVHTLGDAHLYLNHLEQAQLQLSRDFRPLPQLKLNPNVKDLFDFTYEDIEIVGYDPHPAIKAPVAV from the coding sequence ATGAAGCAGTATCACGATTTACTTAAAGACGTCCTTGAAAATGGAATGAAAAAAGAAGACCGCACTGGAACTGGAACTCTTTCCATGTTCGGTTATCAAAGCCGTTACAACCTTGAAGAAGGCTTCCCTCTTTTAACAACTAAAAAACTTCATACGCGTTCTATCTTTCACGAGCTTTTGTGGTTCTTAAAAGGTGACACCAACATCAAATATCTTCACGACAACAAAGTGACGATCTGGGATGAATGGGCCGATGAAAACGGCGATCTAGGCCCGGTGTATGGGAAACAATGGCGCTCGTGGGCTACGGCTGACGGTCGCACCATTGACCAAATCACGAACGTCGTTAATCAAATCAAGAACAATCCAAATTCTCGTCGCTTGCTAGTAGTCGCCTTCAACCCTGGTGACGTAGATAAAATGGCGCTTCCACCTTGCCACGCCTTCTTCCAGTTCTACGTGGCAAACGGAAAACTATCTTGCCAGCTTTATCAAAGAAGCGCGGATATTTTCTTAGGCGTTCCATTTAATATCGCAAGCTATGCGCTTCTTACTCACATGATCGCGCAAGTTTGTGGTCTGGGCGTAGGTGACTTCGTTCATACATTGGGTGATGCTCACTTGTACTTAAATCACTTGGAACAAGCGCAACTGCAATTAAGCCGCGACTTCCGCCCGCTTCCGCAATTGAAACTAAATCCTAACGTTAAAGATCTTTTTGATTTCACTTATGAAGATATCGAAATCGTAGGTTACGATCCGCATCCCGCTATTAAAGCTCCGGTGGCAGTATGA
- a CDS encoding LysR family transcriptional regulator gives MTLDQLQVLQTIVKLGSFRAASQELHRAQSAVSYAIRTLESELDFKLFTRDQYRPQLTPQGRAFLKKADDLIFQLTELQETAEFLKRGHEPIIRLAVSALWPLPSLISALKEFKTKFPHTEIKIIHDVLSNDEQLLEDHADIALGHIFNEQSLLVAEELFTVNMVAVCSADHPLAKFKGKATPQELAKHPQIIMSSTVKSSKRSAAIINPDNVISVQDYLTKKEFLIAGLGWGRMPEHLVKEEIKKKSLVTVINKPHVTTVHIARHSQKELGPCGKFLWNYFSHRQKKGVK, from the coding sequence ATGACATTAGACCAATTGCAAGTCCTTCAAACTATCGTAAAGTTAGGAAGCTTCAGAGCAGCCTCCCAGGAGTTGCATCGCGCGCAAAGTGCCGTCAGTTATGCCATCAGAACCTTGGAATCCGAGTTAGATTTTAAATTATTCACTCGTGATCAATATCGCCCGCAGCTCACTCCGCAAGGGCGCGCGTTCTTAAAAAAAGCCGACGACCTTATTTTTCAATTAACCGAACTTCAAGAAACAGCAGAGTTTTTAAAACGAGGACATGAACCGATCATTCGCTTAGCCGTCAGCGCACTGTGGCCCCTCCCGTCATTGATCAGTGCCCTGAAGGAATTTAAAACGAAGTTTCCCCACACGGAAATCAAGATCATTCACGACGTTCTTAGTAACGATGAACAACTGTTGGAGGACCATGCCGATATAGCCCTGGGACATATCTTTAACGAACAAAGCCTTCTGGTTGCAGAAGAGCTTTTCACTGTGAATATGGTCGCCGTATGCTCTGCCGATCATCCTTTGGCGAAATTCAAAGGAAAGGCAACCCCGCAAGAGCTGGCAAAACATCCCCAAATCATTATGTCGAGCACAGTGAAAAGTTCCAAACGATCCGCTGCGATTATCAATCCTGATAACGTGATTTCAGTGCAGGATTATTTAACCAAAAAAGAGTTTTTAATAGCCGGCTTAGGCTGGGGAAGAATGCCTGAACATCTTGTTAAAGAGGAAATCAAGAAAAAATCCCTGGTGACGGTGATAAATAAGCCCCATGTCACGACGGTCCACATCGCGCGTCACTCTCAAAAAGAGTTGGGCCCCTGCGGTAAATTCCTTTGGAATTATTTTTCGCATAGACAAAAAAAGGGCGTTAAATAA